From a single Cytophagales bacterium WSM2-2 genomic region:
- the mvaB gene encoding hydroxymethylglutaryl-CoA lyase, with translation MKLIECPRDAMQGLEEFIPTEAKAAYINELLKVGFDTIDFGSFVSPKAIPQLRDTADVLKKLDLSSTRSKLLAIIANTRGAQEAMSFDEIQYLGFPLSISETFQQRNTNKSIAEAMITVAEVQNLCKKNNKVMVTYISMGFGNPYNDPYDVGVVEKFTADLAAMEIEIISLADTIGVSQPDQIKYLFETLVPRFSRVEFGAHLHSNPAKAVEKIEAAFLSGCQRFDGALKGFGGCPMAEDELVGNLATETIIQYLKSKNALPSLNNEAFAKALLMADSIFPH, from the coding sequence ATGAAACTGATCGAATGCCCACGTGATGCCATGCAAGGACTGGAAGAATTCATTCCAACAGAAGCAAAGGCAGCATATATCAACGAATTACTCAAAGTGGGATTTGATACTATCGATTTTGGAAGTTTTGTGTCTCCAAAAGCAATACCACAGCTTCGCGACACTGCTGATGTTTTGAAAAAACTGGACCTGTCGTCTACCAGGTCAAAATTATTGGCGATTATAGCCAATACACGGGGGGCACAAGAGGCTATGTCTTTTGATGAGATCCAATACCTCGGTTTTCCTCTTTCGATTTCCGAGACGTTCCAGCAGCGGAATACAAACAAATCAATAGCGGAAGCCATGATAACGGTGGCTGAAGTACAAAATCTTTGCAAAAAGAATAACAAGGTAATGGTGACGTACATCAGCATGGGCTTCGGCAATCCATACAACGACCCCTACGATGTTGGTGTCGTGGAAAAATTCACTGCTGACCTTGCCGCGATGGAGATTGAGATCATCTCTCTTGCCGACACGATCGGTGTTTCACAACCCGACCAGATAAAATACCTGTTTGAAACCCTGGTGCCTAGATTTTCGCGCGTGGAATTTGGTGCGCACTTGCACTCCAATCCGGCAAAAGCAGTCGAGAAGATAGAAGCAGCATTTCTTTCAGGATGCCAGCGGTTCGATGGAGCACTAAAAGGCTTTGGCGGTTGTCCAATGGCGGAAGATGAACTGGTGGGCAATCTTGCCACTGAAACGATCATTCAATATTTGAAAAGCAAGAACGCTTTACCTTCGTTGAATAATGAAGCTTTTGCAAAGGCATTGCTGATGGCGGATTCTATTTTCCCGCACTGA
- the murB gene encoding UDP-N-acetylenolpyruvoylglucosamine reductase has protein sequence MSLIQENISLKSFNTFGIDARAKYFCEIKSIEDLVGIIQTGLLKKERMLILGGGSNVLFTKDFDGLVIHNSIMGKEIVSESDSDIDLQVSSGEPWHNTVLHCVHNNWGGIENLSLIPGTIGAAPIQNIGAYGVEVREVIKEVKAVDLSTGRTRAFNNEECKFGYRESVFKSELKEFFFISSVTLTLSKKSHRINTSYGAISDTLKKMNIIEPTIKNVSDAVIQIRSEKLPDFTTLGNAGSFFKNPEITQDHFSTLQRAFPNMPHYPANQAVKVPAGWLIEQCEWKGKTIGHVGVHDKQALVLVNFGGASGEEIFSLAHQIISSVREKFSITLTPEVNIF, from the coding sequence ATGTCATTGATCCAGGAAAACATAAGTCTCAAATCATTCAATACTTTCGGCATTGATGCGCGGGCAAAATATTTCTGCGAGATTAAGAGCATTGAAGACCTTGTCGGGATCATTCAAACGGGTTTGTTGAAAAAAGAACGAATGCTGATTCTGGGTGGAGGGAGCAATGTACTTTTCACGAAGGACTTTGACGGCCTTGTCATACACAATTCCATTATGGGAAAAGAAATTGTAAGCGAGTCGGATAGCGACATTGATTTACAAGTGAGCTCCGGTGAACCGTGGCACAACACAGTGTTACATTGTGTACATAATAACTGGGGTGGGATTGAAAATCTCTCACTCATCCCCGGCACCATTGGAGCAGCACCCATTCAGAACATCGGAGCATACGGAGTTGAGGTCAGAGAGGTGATCAAAGAAGTGAAAGCAGTTGACCTGTCGACAGGTCGAACACGAGCATTCAATAACGAAGAATGCAAGTTTGGGTACCGCGAAAGTGTTTTTAAGAGCGAGTTGAAAGAATTTTTTTTTATTTCAAGTGTTACTTTAACGTTGAGCAAAAAAAGTCATCGGATTAATACTTCGTATGGTGCAATTTCTGACACGCTCAAGAAGATGAACATCATTGAACCGACGATAAAAAATGTGAGTGATGCAGTGATACAAATTCGTTCGGAAAAATTACCCGACTTCACTACACTTGGTAACGCTGGAAGTTTTTTTAAGAACCCGGAGATCACTCAAGATCATTTTTCAACACTTCAACGCGCGTTTCCAAACATGCCTCATTATCCTGCAAATCAAGCAGTTAAAGTACCAGCAGGTTGGCTCATTGAACAATGCGAGTGGAAAGGAAAAACTATTGGTCATGTTGGCGTTCATGATAAGCAAGCATTGGTGCTGGTGAACTTCGGAGGTGCGAGTGGTGAAGAAATTTTCTCACTTGCACATCAAATTATTTCTTCCGTGAGAGAAAAATTTTCGATCACACTCACACCCGAAGTGAATATTTTTTGA